Within the Desulfatiglans anilini DSM 4660 genome, the region AACTCGAGGAAGAGCAATCTTTGGCCGTTCCTCCATCATTCGCGCCTCCACATGACTGCGCCGGCTTCGATTCACCCGTTCCTTCGGCGCCCGAAGTGGAGCTGCTGGTTGCATCCGTCGAAGCGCTTTGAGTACAGCTGCTCGATTTGCTAGCATAATCGGTAACATACCATCCAGAACCCTTGAGATGGAACGTGCTTTGGCTGATCAACTTTCTAAGCCGTCCATTGCATGATTCGCATTGGGCCAAGGGTTTATCCGAAATTTTCTGCCAGACCTCCTTCTTTCTTCCGCACTGGGTGCATTCATATTCATAAATCGGCATAGCCAACACCCCCTCTTCATGATTTCTTTCAGCTCTGCCTGGGCCGGATCTCCAGGGACACCGGATCGGCTCGCATACAGGGTCCTTCTTCAGAACACCGCCCAACCCATGGCTTTCATCAGAAAACGGCACGCCTTCAGAATCGGTGATCGTTTTGCAATGAAAACAATGGAATAGCCGCCATCCCGACACTCCCCTCAGCAAAGCCCAGATAGCCGGCATGTGCGGTGCCCTTTATAAGCGGAAAGGACATGCCCCAACCTGGGGATGGCAATTTTCCGCAGAATTTCATGTGTAATGTCATGCACCGCCTTTTCTTCTTCTTCACGCTTGAACCAAGGCAGTTCAAAGCGCTGCAGGAAACTCGAAAACCTCACAATATGGACCAATTCATGCGTAAAAACATAAATCATCAGGGGTAAAAGCGATATATCCGCATCGCGACTTACCGCCTCAAGCACCTGATGATCCTGGACGCAGATTGAATAGTGGTCTACGGTTCTGGGGATCGGATCGCCTTCGTCTTTTACGACGAAACCCTTGTTGAGGAGCGCAAAAACACCCTCACTGATCTCCTGACAACTCAACAGCGGGAGCGTCCTGACATCATAACGGTACCTGCGCCATTGACGATGGGAGAACTTGTAATAGTTCCCTGTTACATCCTCTGCGATATCCAGCGCATCACCGAGCGTATCCAGATCCGAACCTTGAAAGGACCGCAAGGCCATATGGAAAAACTCTTTACAAAAAGGGTTGTCCCGATATAGGCGCACTGCTTTAGGGGAGCCGAATCTCCTTCATGGTTTGCTTGGTGGCGGTGACTGGACTCGAACCAGTGACTCTGCGGATATGAGCCGCATGCTCTGACCAACTGAGCTACACCGCCGATAATCGAGGATATCCGCTTATTCTATGGAATAGCATCGTTTTGTCAACCAAATAATCGATATTCTCCCTCTAGGATAAGCGGCCGCCCCCCCCAGCCTTTTCATGCCCTCAAAATCAAACGCAACGGCCCTTCAGAAGGGAAAGATCCCCTCCGCACCAGGCCGCAACAGCGCCGCCTTTGTTTTTCGCAGGGTTGTAGAAGTAGCGATATGCAAAATTGACTTTATTCTCATCCGCTATTTTTTTTCTGCCGTTTACGAAATAAGAGCATGCGTTATTGCTGCATATAAACATTTCACCATCCCAGCCGCTCTCCGGGCCAGGGTCCCATGCCTCCATAGCTTTGCCGCAATGTGGGCAAAGATTCTCTTTTTGCGTCATCGTTC harbors:
- a CDS encoding FmdB family zinc ribbon protein yields the protein MPAIWALLRGVSGWRLFHCFHCKTITDSEGVPFSDESHGLGGVLKKDPVCEPIRCPWRSGPGRAERNHEEGVLAMPIYEYECTQCGRKKEVWQKISDKPLAQCESCNGRLRKLISQSTFHLKGSGWYVTDYASKSSSCTQSASTDATSSSTSGAEGTGESKPAQSCGGANDGGTAKDCSSSS